A window of the Flavobacterium sangjuense genome harbors these coding sequences:
- a CDS encoding SAM hydrolase/SAM-dependent halogenase family protein: MSIITLTTDYGLKDHFVGALKGKLLSEFREATIIDISHNIDAFNVAEAAYIIGAAYNSFPKGTVHLIGVDIELNTENQHIAMQWNDQYFICADNGILSMLIQKIVPQKLVAINIHDRLPNDATDLDVFVKVACHLAKGGLLNVIGKEIKAIKEVTELQALVHDNQIKGNVIYIDYLGNVVTNIPKKLFLEIGKSRPYELKFKNQIIKTILPKYSDIGISSNYPLKDHEGQKLAIFNEAGFLEIAIFRSNPETVGSASSLLGLNYRDVVTIEFGS; this comes from the coding sequence ATGTCAATCATCACTTTAACGACCGATTACGGATTAAAAGACCACTTTGTCGGCGCTTTAAAAGGTAAATTGTTATCCGAGTTTCGCGAAGCCACGATTATTGATATTTCCCACAATATTGACGCTTTCAATGTTGCCGAAGCTGCTTATATAATTGGTGCGGCGTATAATAGTTTTCCAAAAGGAACCGTACATTTAATTGGTGTTGACATCGAATTGAATACCGAAAATCAGCATATTGCTATGCAATGGAACGATCAGTACTTCATTTGTGCTGATAATGGGATTTTGAGTATGCTGATTCAAAAGATTGTTCCGCAAAAATTGGTTGCCATTAATATTCACGACCGTTTACCAAATGATGCCACCGATTTGGATGTGTTTGTAAAAGTCGCCTGTCATTTAGCCAAAGGTGGTTTGCTAAACGTAATTGGCAAAGAAATAAAAGCCATCAAAGAAGTTACCGAATTACAAGCTCTTGTTCACGATAATCAGATTAAAGGAAATGTAATTTATATTGATTATCTGGGTAATGTCGTAACCAACATTCCAAAGAAATTATTTTTGGAAATAGGCAAAAGCAGACCTTACGAACTAAAGTTTAAAAACCAAATCATAAAAACTATTTTACCAAAATACTCCGATATTGGAATTTCCTCCAACTATCCTTTGAAAGATCATGAAGGACAGAAACTGGCGATTTTTAACGAAGCTGGTTTTTTGGAAATTGCCATTTTTAGAAGTAATCCGGAAACCGTTGGATCTGCTTCCAGTTTATTAGGTTTGAATTATAGAGATGTGGTAACGATTGAGTTCGGAAGTTAA
- a CDS encoding putative quinol monooxygenase, producing the protein MFIRIVKMSFHEEHIPKFLENFDVMKEKIRGAEGNRFLELYQDKNNPCIFFTYSFWETEADLENYRQSELFYDVWTFTKKLFNEKPEAWSVDKVVSLP; encoded by the coding sequence ATGTTCATACGAATAGTAAAAATGAGTTTTCACGAAGAGCATATTCCAAAGTTTTTGGAGAATTTTGACGTGATGAAAGAAAAAATACGCGGCGCAGAAGGCAATCGTTTTTTAGAATTGTATCAGGACAAAAACAATCCGTGCATTTTCTTTACGTATAGCTTTTGGGAAACCGAAGCTGATTTGGAAAATTACCGTCAATCGGAATTGTTTTATGATGTTTGGACATTTACCAAAAAACTATTCAACGAAAAACCGGAAGCCTGGAGTGTGGATAAAGTAGTAAGTTTACCCTAA